In the genome of Magnolia sinica isolate HGM2019 chromosome 2, MsV1, whole genome shotgun sequence, one region contains:
- the LOC131237165 gene encoding UPF0496 protein At1g20180 → MWPKLKSSFTKGGFWKFSRGKFPREHLTNVGNKLNVNEEYMEAFRTKSYTEIWSKVQGQLRRTNEERLSLSPIPSYLHHPEYLLEPRQETLIAVINGCNLHSLIRDYFEGSLEACKICGFLLQCVDQTRTNHCIIQRVLRATKRVARDYTKEQCTYISAQLATFASLENPLSGSSQLQFHQIHDLYSSMLRRLTSKHKKIMRRAKFVRFCKKASCVSLTVACGALTIVMLVVAAHTLFGLLATPIIMCSSTPFLRRRIRTRRPTRYRSLKRLGMQLDAAAKGAYILDRDFDTMSRLATRLHDEIEHSKAVIGIFLRNGNGHLLEEVVNELRSNENNFLEQLGELEEHVYLCFLTINRARRLVFQEIVMQQQH, encoded by the exons ATGTGGCCCAAGTTGAAATCTTCTTTCACGAAAGGTGGTTTCTGGAAATTTTCAAGAG GGAAATTTCCAAGGGAACACCTCACTAACGTTGGAAACAAGCTAAACGTCAATGAGGAGTACATGGAAGCCTTTAGAACAAAGTCATACACCGAAATATGGTCTAAAGTTCAAGGCCAGCTAAGGAGAACAAACGAAGAGCGGCTCTCCTTATCTCCCATTCCTTCCTACCTCCACCACCCTGAGTACCTTCTTGAACCCCGGCAGGAAACCTTAATTGCTGTGATCAACGGTTGTAACCTCCACTCTCTCATCCGTGACTACTTCGAAGGCAGCTTGGAAGCCTGCAAGATCTGTGGCTTCCTCCTCCAATGCGTCGACCAGACACGCACCAACCACTGTATAATTCAACGGGTCCTTAGGGCGACTAAGAGGGTGGCCCGTGATTACACTAAAGAGCAATGTACCTACATATCAGCGCAGTTGGCTACGTTCGCAAGCCTTGAGAACCCTTTATCTGGCTCAAGCCAGTTGCAATTCCATCAAATCCATGATCTCTACAGTTCAATGCTAAGACGTCTAACATCAAAACATAAGAAGATCATGCGACGGGCCAAATTCGTCAGATTCTGCAAGAAGGCTTCCTGTGTTAGCCTCACAGTCGCATGTGGTGCACTCACGATCGTCATGCTGGTCGTAGCAGCCCACACGCTCTTTGGTCTTCTAGCCACACCGATCATCATGTGCTCCTCGACTCCGTTCTTGAGACGGAGAATCCGAACCAGGCGTCCGACGAGGTATAGATCTCTCAAGAGACTCGGCATGCAGCTCGATGCGGCAGCCAAGGGAGCTTACATACTCGACCGGGATTTTGATACGATGAGTCGGCTGGCGACGCGGTTGCACGATGAGATTGAGCATAGCAAGGCTGTGATTGGGATTTTTTTGAGGAATGGAAACGGGCACTTGCTGGAAGAGGTAGTGAATGAGCTTAGAAGCAATGAAAATAACTTCCTAGAACAGTTGGGAGAGCTGGAAGAGCATGTTTACTTGTGTTTTCTTACTATCAACAGGGCGAGACGGCTTGTTTTCCAAGAGATAGTAATGCAACAACAGCATTAG